From one Pecten maximus chromosome 8, xPecMax1.1, whole genome shotgun sequence genomic stretch:
- the LOC117332539 gene encoding uncharacterized protein LOC117332539, translating into MADTRQQPSASIKLSSICLGGRSIRFLVLRDKKCINAPETLDESQGIPLFLASDVLCGCSQMPKNFTRIHARYSKDGMATKLLLKDFRVVGVSHSATVWFYNICGVFQVVFEYQEKCVQRDCLSKLKDMWLCRYHDDNLPESLTVTMDIQCSQGDSTPVVEESYKLSEPGVGNKDSPRSDVEQELFPLTGGEVVIELVKHGRDSGSNDSRQENITSNNSTKQINQMNETSLLDAIENDKDTSNSEEENVQKDVGQAPLVADNALSCHSSNTSEDNIQELGEKDLSVDVNIHLCHSCGSLTCPSFQSTVTENGETSWGICPAYRFENLVHKPLCCSKATQIDTVPRSVTKISVGVQTDQFDSSVHDCPMTDSKAVTHRNASPQTDINMDMIVVLTPQCLHCTENRTMNHKKCSQINCKKKYLSKHFPKKDVMKDCINVLESLIKYLVQMETDLQNLELSPLIKRFHTILQLLIQDMFLEENKGFPFQLIQDYLDMLGTDRNTETAYDSWGNSSQRNTFLHIVSHWLGKEFHKLEPKISQRVEDFKQKHINCIDNLPPAESIVDLVFPSFMKELIVRWTSQTPPSPCVGGDHDYSPPVKKFCANDIPLPAYPLVQHILEFANHALVSGVAHVVYSRLRHSI; encoded by the exons ATGGCGGATACGAGGCAGCAACCGTCTGCAAGCATCAAGTTATCGTCAATATGTCTCGGTGGCAGATCAATAAGATTTCTCGTACTTCGAGATAAAAAATGCATCAATGCCCCTGAAACACTGGATGAG tcACAAGGTATACCGTTGTTTCTGGCAAGTGATGTTTTATGTGGCTGCTCCCAAATGCCGAAAAATTTCACCAGGATCCATGCACGTTATTCAAAAGATGGCATGGCAACTAAACTGTTATTGAAAG ATTTCCGGGTAGTTGGAGTGAGTCACAGCGCTACTGTTTGGTTTTACAACATTTGTGGTGTGTTCCAGGTGGTATTTGAATACCAGGAAAAGTGTGTACAAAGAGACTGCCTGTCTAAACTCAAG GATATGTGGCTTTGCAGATATCATGATGATAATCTTCCAGAAAGTCTTACTGTTACCATGGATATTCAGTGTTCTCAAGGCGATTCCACTCCAGTTGTAGAGGAATCCTACAAGTTGTCTGAACCAGGCGTGGGTAACAAAGATTCTCCTAGATCAGATGTGGAGCAGGAGTTGTTTCCCCTGACTGGAGGAGAGGTTGTCATAGAACTGGTTAAGCATGGCAGGGATAGTGGTAGCAATGATTCAAGACAGGAAAATATAACTTCCAACaattcaacaaaacaaataaaccagATGAATGAAACTTCCCTACTGGATGCTATTGAGAATGACAAGGACACATCTAATTCTGAAGAGGAGAATGTCCAAAAAGACGTAGGACAGGCACCCCTGGTCGCTGATAATGCCCTATCCTGCCATTCTTCTAACACAAGTGAGGACAATATACAGGAACTTGGAGAGAAGGACCTTTCTGTAGATGTCAACATCCATCTCTGTCACTCATGTGGGTCATTGACCTGTCCATCCTTCCAATCAACAGTGACAGAAAATGGGGAAACATCTTGGGGAATATGCCCTGCATATAGGTTTGAAAACTTAGTACACAAGCCTCTCTGCTGCAGTAAAGCTACACAAATTGACACAGTGCCACGAAGTGTTACAAAGATTTCAGTGGGTGTTCAAACTGATCAATTTGACTCTTCAGTTCATGATTGTCCTATGACTGACTCCAAGGCCGTCACACATAGAAATGCCTCCCCTCAGACAGACATCAATATGGATATGATTGTCGTTCTTACTCCGcaatgtttacattgtacagAAAATAGAACTATGAATCACAAGAAATGCTCCCAAATAAACTGCAAGAAAAAATACCTTTCAAAACATTTCCCAAAAAAAGATGTGATGAAGGATTGCATTAATGTTCTGGAGAGTTTAATTAAATATCTTGTTCAAATGGAAACAGACCTTCAGAATCTAGAACTCTCTCCTCTTATAAAGAGGTTTCATACTATACTCCAGTTACTAATACAGGATATGTTCCTGGAAGAAAACAAAGGTTTTCCATTCCAGTTAATACAGGATTATCTGGACATGTTGGGGACAGACAGAAATACTGAAACTGCATATGACAGCTGGGGCAACTCCTCACAAAGAAACACTTTTCTGCACATTGTCTCTCATTGGTTGGGAAAAGAATTCCACAAATTGGAGCCTAAAATTTCCCAAAGGGTTGAGGACTTCAAACAAAAGCACATAAACTGTATAGACAACTTGCCTCCAGCTGAGAGCATTGTAGACCTTGTTTTTCCCAGCTTTATGAAGGAGCTGATTGTGAGGTGGACCAGCCAAACTCCCCCTAGTCCATGTGTTGGAGGTGACCATGATTACAGTCCACCAGTAAAAAAGTTCTGTGCCAATGACATTCCATTACCTGCCTACCCGCTGGTGCAACATATTCTGGAGTTCGCTAACCATGCCTTGGTGTCAGGGGTGGCTCATGTCGTCTATTCCAGGCTACGACACTCTATATAG